A genomic window from Purpureocillium takamizusanense chromosome 2, complete sequence includes:
- a CDS encoding uncharacterized protein (COG:S~TransMembrane:1 (o33-54i)~EggNog:ENOG503NZE5), whose protein sequence is MEKNLCIKLYFAKFQPVFPLVHAASFRPSSESALLLLSICSLGALFVGSAGAFARGRAIFMKLNKAILASWEAYLYQGGREALAVAQAATLGQTYGMLSGNPHDLLMTESFHGTIIAWARQAGMFRRGGSDHLQAVAARSFTSTDALESAWRSWAQAEETVRVVLALHIHDSEFAVIFHHEPLLRHDPRRLPRCSSEPLFGAANAAQWHSMLMSATLQDTTAKGVEDGQGQAPVMHAYGLLAGQMAAICEMRGATLDDPGAASDVRRRLTSWYETHFPSVRASSRDTLCLAILWHEAFMALYISFDLLERVIGREGSQGDDEDVRRICAWVNKVEGRRCLMHAALIYKRLQALPISATPAIHVPKALFYAGLVIYCHVKFRSAAVAAAHGDLDMAEIRASELRYTADLPAAAIHQPDSSSLYGIADLLRRQGHWELSRRFGFILEALIDDLTGSGADGH, encoded by the exons ATGGAGAAGAACTTGTGCATCAAGCTGTACTTTGCCAAGTTCCAGCCAGTCTTTCCATTAGTCCATGCCGCGTCTTTCCGCCCATCTTCGGAGAGTGCcctgttgctgttgtcgaTATGTTCACTAGGTGCTCTCTTTGTTGGTTCCGCCGGCGCATTTGCACGGGGCAGGGCGATCTTTATGAAATTGAACAAAGCAATACTGGCATCG TGGGAAGCATATCTCTACCAAGGCGGCCGCGAAGCCCTGgcggtcgcgcaggccgccaCTTTGGGGCAAACGTACGGGATGCTGTCGGGAAACCCGCATGACCTGCTCATGACCGAGAGCTTCCACGGCACAATCATCGCCTGGGCACGCCAAGCTGGCATGTTCCGTCGAGGAGGTTCGGACCACCTGCAGGCGGTGGCCGCACGAAGTTTCACCAGCACGGACGCTCTTGAGTCGGCGTGGCGGTCATGGGCGCAGGCCGAGGAAACGGTCCGGGTCGTCTTGGCTCTACACATTCACGACTCCGAGTTTGCAGTCATCTTTCACCACGAGCCGCTTCTGCGACACGACCCTCGAAGGCTACCGCGATGCTCCTCCGAGCCGCTctttggcgccgccaacgcggcTCAGTGGCACTCAATGCTCATGTCTGCGACCTTGCAGGATACGACCGCCAAAGGCGTCGAGGATGGTCAGGGCCAAGCGCCCGTCATGCACGCCTACGGCCTTCTGGCGGGACAAATGGCGGCTATTTGTGAGATGCGAGGCGCGACATTGGACGATCCGGGGGCGGCATCTGAcgtgcgccgtcgcctcacGTCCTGGTATGAGACGCATTTCCCGAGCGTCCGGGCATCCAGCCGCGACACGCTCTGCCTCGCGATTCTTTGGCACGAGGCATTCATGGCGCTGTACATCAGCTTCGACCTGTTGGAGCGCGTGATTGGACGCGAGGGATctcaaggcgacgacgaagatgtACGACGCATATGCGCCTGGGTGAACAAGGTGGAGGGCAGACGATGCTTGATGCACGCGGCACTCATCTACAAGCGCCTGCAAGCGTTGCCGATTAGTGCCACACCTGCGATTCACGTCCCCAAAGCGCTCTTCTACGCGGGCCTCGTCATTTACTGCCATGTCAAGTTCCgctcggccgcggtggcAGCTGCTCATGGCGACCTCGACATGGCGGAAATaagagcgagcgagctgcGGTACACGGCAGacttgcctgccgccgcaatACACCAGCCGGACTCGAGCTCGCTGTATGGGATCGCGGACCTTTTGCGCCGACAGGGACACTGGGAACTGTCGCGCCGATTTGGCTTTATTCTAGAGGCCCTGATTGACGACCTGACTGGCTCTGGGGCGGATGGTCACTGA
- the BIO2 gene encoding Biotin synthase (COG:H~EggNog:ENOG503NVE4), whose translation MCLVLGNGPSIVSFVPTTALARVTLPRLYLLSFGRTRIGTLPYAQVVCSQSKDVGTMRARTVAALAPLRGAGRRSTALVQAPWTTTTTSAIQLLQARGGATLVDTPTAAHDLAAPPEAIEPSRKAEASKVFRDAVAATAPRNTWTRQEISAIYYQPLLELAHQASTVHRRFHSPGEVQLCTLMNIKTGGCTEDCSYCAQATRYQKGTGLEAKRVESVESVLAAARQARENGSTRFCMGAAWRDMRGRKTSLKNITEMVKGVRAMGMEVCVTLGMIDDKQAKELKEAGLTAYNHNVDTSREFYPSVITTRTYDERLQTLGHVRDAGINVCSGGILGLGESSEDRVGLLHTVSTLPSHPESFPVNALVPIKGTPLGDTTPIAFTSMLRTIATARILMPATIIRIAAGRKTMSEEKQALCFMAGANAIFTGEKMLTTDCNGWDEDSAMFGRWGLSPMKSFDKTPAQAGDMDARQ comes from the exons ATGTGTCTTGTCCTCGGCAACGGGCCATCCATCGTATCTTTTGTCCCGACGACGGCTCTCGCACGTGTGACTCTGCCTCGACTCTACCTCTTGAGCTTTGGCCGCACGCGAATTGGAACCCTGCCTTACGCACAAGTCGTCTGTTCGCAAAGCAAAGACGTCGGGACGATGAGGGCTCGCAcagtcgccgccctggcgccCCTCCGCGGTGCGGGACGTCGGTCAACAGCTTTGGTCCAGGCgccctggacgacgacgacgacatccgcAATCCAACTACTCCAAGCCCGCGGAGGCGCGACGCTCGTCGACACCCCGACCGCGGCAcacgacctcgccgcgccgcccgaggccaTTGAGCCGTCACGGAAAGCAGAGGCCAGCAAGGTCTtccgcgatgccgtcgccgccacggcgccgcgaaACACGTGGACGCGCCAGGAGATTTCCGCCATCTACTACCAGCCCCTCCTTGAGCTGGCGCATCAAGCT AGTACCGTGCATCGGCGGTTCCACAGCCCGGGTGAGGTGCAGCTGTGCACCCTCATGAACATCAAGACGGGTGGCTGCACCGAAGACTGCTCCTACTGCGCCCAGGCCACGCGCTACCAAAAGGGCACCGGCCTCGAGGCAAAGCGCGTCGAGAGCGTCGAGtcggtcctcgccgccgcgcgccaggcCCGTGAGAATGGCAGCACCCGCTTCTGCATGGGCGCCGCGTGGCGCGACATGCGCGGCCGCAAGACGAGCCTCAAGAACATCACCGAGATGGTCAAGGGCGTGcgcgccatgggcatggagGTGTGCGTCACGCTCGGCATGATCGACGACaagcaggccaaggagctcaaggaggccggGCTGACGGCGTACAACCACAACGTCGACACGAGCCGCGAGTTCTACCCGTCCGTCATCACCACGAGAACCTACGACGAGCGCCTGCAGACGCTGGGCCACGTGCGCGATGCGGGCATCAACGTCTGCTcgggcggcatcctcggcctcggcgagtCGTCGGAGGATCGCGTCGGTCTGCTGCACAccgtgtcgacgctgccATCGCACCCCGAGAGCTTCCCCGTCAACGCTCTCGTACCCATCAAGGGTACGCCCCTGGGCGACACGACGCCCATTGCGTTTACGAGCATGCTACGCACCATTGCCACCGCCCGCATCCTCATGCCCGCGACCATCATCCGCATTGCCGCCGGTCGCAAGACCATGTCCGAGGAAAAGCAGGCGCTGTGTTTCATGGCCGGTGCCAACGCCATCTTTACCGGTGAGAAGATGCTGACGACGGACTGCAACGGATGGGACGAGGACAGCGCCATGTTTGGACGCTGGGGACTGTCACCCATGAAGAGCTTCGACAAGACTCCCGCCCAGGCCGGTGACATGGACGCACGGCAGTAA
- a CDS encoding uncharacterized protein (COG:C~COG:H~EggNog:ENOG503P06P): protein MWEDSDWVYASYVDASGDLRTVRGKFLVGADGKTGFTRKQYLEPRGVTLEREASAPYDKVWVALNWRISFPTPETHPEFPLWDKGFTPEQVYDEFFPKNFRFLCNPTRPAVCGRFGLESDRLWRFEFVVLQGEDPTEMASQASIIKVVHPYITHPGSRYGIPQKEVVFPLDSVNHAAGQELVEYHELFRGWYSERKQQLEQSLRATVENGDYVTESSAVKIMIRDWYLWAIQLIPSWKHWLHLGHRREGMTSYKWVDGKDMAFVPALGGGVNFPQVYAKRIVDKETRDEPVHFTDDLIFAPDKVGMFQLVILLNKIDDQDQILCRGELERLREMSGGHLREDEVTVFLNSTQSGLGGAIAGTVYRLATADEFAQDPVLCANRPYPTGYDAFRMAREVGSRKFVVLRPDRFVFAATNTAVELHAVARMLREFAETGTLR, encoded by the exons ATGTGGGAGGACAGCGACTGGGTCTACGCCTCCTATGTCGACGCCTCTGGCGACTTGCGAACCGTCCGCGGCAAATTCCTCGTTGGTGCCGATGGAAAGACTGGCTTTACGCGGAAGCAGTATTTAGAGCCGCGGGGTGTTACCCTGGAAAGAGAAGCCAGCGCACCCTACGACAAGGTATGGGTCGCGTTGAACTGGAGAATCTCCTTTCCCACGCCGGAAACGCATCCAGAGTTTCCGCTTTGGGACAAGGGCTTCACGCCGGAGCAAGTCTACGACGAGTTCTTCCCAAAGAATTTCCGCTTTCTCTGCAACCCTACCCGCCCAGCTGTCTGTGGACGGTTCGGCCTGGAGAGCGACCGCCTGTGGCGCTTTGAGTTCGTCGTTTTGCAGGGAGAAGACCCGACAGAAATGGCCAGTCAAGCAAGCATTATCAAGGTTGTCCATCCGTACATCACACATCCTGGATCTCGATACGGGATCCCCCAGAAAGAGGTCGTGTTTCCTCTGGACT CGGTCAATCATGCCGCCGGCCAAGAGCTGGTGGAGTACCACGAACTATTCAGAGGCTGGTATTCGGAGCGGAAGCAACAGCTCGAACAGTCCCTCAGAGCAACCGTGGAAAACGGAGATTATGTCACCGAATCGAGCGCCGTCAAAATAATGATTCGTGACTGGTACCTTTGGGCGATCCAGCTGATCCCCAGCTGGAAGCACTGGCTTCATCTTGGGCATCGCAGAGAAGGGATGACCAGCTACAAATGGGTCGATGGAAAGGATATGGCCTTCGTTCCGGCTCTTGGGGGTGGCGTCAACTTTCCCCAAGTGTATGCCAAACGGATCGTCGACAAGGAAACCCGAGACGAGCCAGTGCATTTCACCGACGACCTCATATTTGCTCCAGACAAGGTTGGAATGTTTCAGCTCGTGATTCTATTGAATAAGATTGATGATCAAGATCAAATCTTATGCCGTGGAGAGTTGGAAAGATTGAGAGAGATGTCTGGTGGCCACTTGAGAGAAGATGAGGTGACTGTATTTCTGAACAGCACTCAAtccggcctgggcggcgccattgCTGGGACCGTCTATCGCCTTGCGACAGCCGACGAATTTGCGCAGGACCCGGTCCTATGTGCCAATCGACCATACCCGACGGGATACGATGCCTTCAGAATGGCCAGAGAAGTTGGAAGTCGAAAATTCGTTGTCTTGCGACCAGACCGTTTTGTCTTTGCAGCTACAAACACCGCTGTCGAACTGCACGCGGTGGCACGAATGCTCCGCGAATTTGCTGAGACCGGAACTTTGAGATAG